From Pleurocapsa sp. PCC 7319:
CTTGAAAGAAATTATCTAATTCTGCAATCTGCAAAGATTCTATAATAGTTCTTGCTAGTTCTAAACGATTTTTTTGCGGTTTGATTTGAGATTTGGTTTGAGAAGTTTGCGGATTTAAAACTATTAAAGATTCTAATTCTGGTTCTGAAAGCTCGGATTTAAGTAGTAAATCGGCTAAAGATTTATATACAGGCTGAATCTCTTGGCGAAAATCAAATTGTAAATCTTGATTATTTTTATTTAGATCGGTACGAAGAGATTGCAAAGTATTAAAGGCAGCAAAGTAACTAGAAATTGCACCTTTTGTATCTCCAAGATCTCTGAGGATATTTCCTAATTGAGATTGCCATAAATAGCTAATTTCCTGAGAATTTTCAGCAAGCAATAAAGACTGCTCTGTCATTTGCTTTGCTTGTTGGAGTATCTTTTGTCCGTCATTACTTGACTGTGTTGATGAATCTAGCTGTTGCCACTGTTTGTAATACATCAGACCCATGTAACCCAAGGCATAAGATTCAGATTCACTATCTTGTAAAGAGCGAGCCTGTTCTAAAGATGTTGTCAACTGAGGTTCAACAATATCTATTTGTGACAATTTGAGAGATTGATTAGCAAAATTTATTCTCGCGGATATTGCTGCACGAGTTGGAGGTAAATCGTTAATATTAGATTTAATTGTGGTTTGTAAGGTGGCAATTTCTGGATTTAATCTTGTATTGAGTAAAGATAAAAAGCCTTCTGCTCTTTGAATTAATCGAGAATCGTCAACTCTTGACCAAGAAGAAATACGTCGATTTACTTCTGCTTGCCACCATTGCTTAAGATCTACTAGTAAACTTAAGTGATTAAGTTGTGCTTGAACTTTAGTCATAGGTGAAGTAGATGAGCTGGTTTCTACTTTCTGATAAGATTCAATAGCTGAGATATCTGGTTCCAAAGCCTTTGATTGAGATTGAGAGGCGATAATCTCAGTGATTTGTTCGTAATTCCAGCGATGTCGCGTTTGAATACCTAAAGTCTTTTTCGTATTAGCTAAACTTAATTGGGTAGCTCCCTCCACTGGTAGACCCTGAACATTAGAGAGAGTATATTCTAAGACTTTTTGAGATTCTTTAAGCTGTCCCTGTAGTCTCAAAACTTCCCCCAGACTGCGAAAGGCGATCGCTCGATCAATTGATATTTTTTGAGAATTTGGAGAGAATTGATCAAGCAACAAATCAACCTGCTCGGAGTCACAATTTGGTTGCTCGAAAGCAAAGGCTTGAAGTAAAGTTTTACAGGCTCTAGGATATGTACCTAAATTTTGCTGAGCTTGAGCTTTATTAACCAGACTACTAAAAACTCCTTCTTCATTACCTACTTGTTGATAAGCTTCGGCTGCTTTCTCCCAGAGATTGATTGCTTCGTCAAATTTTCCGGCATTGTATTGTTGTTGACCTTTCTTGGTGATTGCCAAAATATCAGAATTTTTGCCTGACTCAGCTTTAGCTAATAATACTTCACTATCGATCTTACTTTTATTTACTTGTATTTGCTCTTGATTGATGTCAGGCAACAAGGGTATATTACGCGCCGAAGCTGGTAACAATAAACTGGAACTCAATCCCAATAAACTACAAAAAATAAAAATTACCAGATTACGAGATTTAATCAGATTAATGGCTTTTCTTAAAATAGTTTGAGATTGTAATTTAATTGAAAATAAACGCCGTTTTCTTGCCATGTGTTATCACCAGAATCAATATCTACTAAAGGAATTCCCCAATCTAAGCGAGCTGTCAAATTATCACTTTGCTGCCATAACAAACCCACTCCCGTACCGACTAAAGTATTAGTCTCAGGATCTGGTCGCTCAATATTCCAAACGGTTCCCAAATCGATAAAGGGTGTTATTTGCAAACTGCCTTGCACTTGGGAAACTTGAAGAATAGGTACCCTAAGCTCCGCTGAAGCCAAGATCCCACTGTCGCTCAATAACACATCTTGACGATATCCTCGCACACTTGCTTGACCCCCTAGCCCAAAGTTTTCCAAAGAAACTAAAGAATCGGTTGCTAGCTGAAAATCAGATTTTACGACTAAGCTAGTACCTACTTGAGAATTATTTTTTGGTGTCTTTAAAAGGCGTAACCATAATATTTGTCCTCGCCAGGCAAAAAACTGGCTATCTGCTTCACCATTATCATTGACAGTAGCATCAAAAGCATCTATTCCAAGGCTAAATTGAGATCGAGCAGCAAGAAATGTTTGACGACTGCGTTGTTGCCATTCTTGAGCAAAACGCAATACAGATAGTCTAGTTTCTCCTTCTCGATCTGCTCCAATAGAAATCGGAAAATCTCTTCCCAGTAGTTGACCATCGCTTTCTCGTCTAGATGCAGTTAAGCTCAAAGCTAGTTCTTGAGTACTATTCTCTGTGGCTTTTTGAAGGATTGGCTGTCTGTAGGTAAAATCAAAATCACGGGAATTAATTTCAATATCTAAATCATCAAACGGGTCTTCAACAATTTCACTATCAATATTTCTGAAGTTAAAACCCAAACTACCATCGCGAGAATTAATCGGTAAAGTATATCCTACTTCAAATTCGTCACTACCATCAGTATTGAGATAGGTCAAACTGATCCCATCTCCAATGCCAAAAAGATTATCTTCTGATATCTCAACACCGCGTTGAACACTGCCGACACTAGGATTTCGATTATTATTGAGAATGGCTTGGAAGCCAAAAGTTTTTGCTCCGTTAACAGTAATATCGAGAATATTTGTACCTCTTTTATTGCCACTAGCAAGTTCAGCATTAATATTGTCTATCAAAGGATTAAGCTGCAATAGTTGTAGTGCTTCTTGCAGTTTATTAATATTTAAAGGTGTGGACGTTGCCCGGGAAATGCGATCGCGGATGTATTTTTCTTTGAGTCTACCTTGGGTAATATTGATATTAATATCTGCTAAGCTGC
This genomic window contains:
- a CDS encoding CHAT domain-containing protein — encoded protein: MARKRRLFSIKLQSQTILRKAINLIKSRNLVIFIFCSLLGLSSSLLLPASARNIPLLPDINQEQIQVNKSKIDSEVLLAKAESGKNSDILAITKKGQQQYNAGKFDEAINLWEKAAEAYQQVGNEEGVFSSLVNKAQAQQNLGTYPRACKTLLQAFAFEQPNCDSEQVDLLLDQFSPNSQKISIDRAIAFRSLGEVLRLQGQLKESQKVLEYTLSNVQGLPVEGATQLSLANTKKTLGIQTRHRWNYEQITEIIASQSQSKALEPDISAIESYQKVETSSSTSPMTKVQAQLNHLSLLVDLKQWWQAEVNRRISSWSRVDDSRLIQRAEGFLSLLNTRLNPEIATLQTTIKSNINDLPPTRAAISARINFANQSLKLSQIDIVEPQLTTSLEQARSLQDSESESYALGYMGLMYYKQWQQLDSSTQSSNDGQKILQQAKQMTEQSLLLAENSQEISYLWQSQLGNILRDLGDTKGAISSYFAAFNTLQSLRTDLNKNNQDLQFDFRQEIQPVYKSLADLLLKSELSEPELESLIVLNPQTSQTKSQIKPQKNRLELARTIIESLQIAELDNFFQDPCVEEAQVAIQIEDLDNQAAVIYPIIFPNRLEVILSLPKQPLKQTTIAIAETKFNETLDSLYDNLYNESFNDSAINIFKTVPLRSRQVEANTQNLLPILTQLYEWLIRPFESELNSSQIETLAFVLNDRLQRVPMAALYDGKQYLIENYGIAYVPSLQLQSLTSQQSKSESLSILAAGVNQQVEIDGKLFSALDKVALELNQIGANCPNCQQLLNEEFTAKRLENELKQQPYDVLHLATHGLFSSNPEKTFIVTGDGESINVDKLNQLLSVGKTNIPELLVLSACDTAAGDEKAVLGLAGVAVRSGTSSTIASLWPVGDKFTADLMTQFYQELRKPNSQKVNALKNSQLSLINFLRENPRFESLKDLPPHPFYWSPYVLVGNWQ
- a CDS encoding ShlB/FhaC/HecB family hemolysin secretion/activation protein — translated: MSNTWHNRLILSRLRAIFLVLSPILAIFFYAPQGFAQSRNPVPSQSPELPAPTPLTPQEQPIETPSTEETTPSEGVPDIPGEFTFESFEFVGGTVFKEEELQAATAEFIGQPISFAQLLQAVNRITELYLQQGYITSGAYIPEQQLESDSLKIQIVESSLADININITQGRLKEKYIRDRISRATSTPLNINKLQEALQLLQLNPLIDNINAELASGNKRGTNILDITVNGAKTFGFQAILNNNRNPSVGSVQRGVEISEDNLFGIGDGISLTYLNTDGSDEFEVGYTLPINSRDGSLGFNFRNIDSEIVEDPFDDLDIEINSRDFDFTYRQPILQKATENSTQELALSLTASRRESDGQLLGRDFPISIGADREGETRLSVLRFAQEWQQRSRQTFLAARSQFSLGIDAFDATVNDNGEADSQFFAWRGQILWLRLLKTPKNNSQVGTSLVVKSDFQLATDSLVSLENFGLGGQASVRGYRQDVLLSDSGILASAELRVPILQVSQVQGSLQITPFIDLGTVWNIERPDPETNTLVGTGVGLLWQQSDNLTARLDWGIPLVDIDSGDNTWQENGVYFQLNYNLKLF